The DNA segment TTGGTTCAGGGCTGAAACTCACTCTCCctctcatttttttgttttatgtgTGTGAGTGAGAGAGACtgaagtatatatatatgggtTGTTGTGATGATTAAAAGAGATGTATATATTTATGAGTTTCTCTGtttaaaaaagaaacaaaaaaataaaaaaattaagagaGAGTCAGATTATATGTTTTATCTCCATCGGTATATTTTGTTGAGTGAAGAAAAGATTTTTGGTAGAATGTGAAATATTGTACCATTTAATTTAACTACTCGATATATCAGATCGCTAGCTAACATGCAACACAAAAGATAAAAGATGACCCCACAACTGCAACTTTTGCTCCCACGTATATGGTCCCATGCATGCATGCATCATAAATCTGAACCTGTATGTGCTTCTCTACCTATAAATGTTTCTTGTGCGAGAGACAAAGAGTACATTTTTGAATCGTGGTGGGGAAGCCATGGATATTATATTAGTACCCAAAccaaattcaatttcaaatcttttcccTCACTACTCaaatatatttaacattaaGTTAAAAGCATTCTAATTAATTTTCTTATGAAAGTGTGTTGGGACTTGGGAGATTCCTCAGCACAAAAGAGAGCAAATCATACAAGCTAAATGGTGCATGGAACTCTGCATATATAGAACAACAATGCCAAGGGAGATTCGCCAAGAAAAATGATGATATTGGACAAAGTTTTCTTCCATATATATaagggaaaataagttttttggtccattaacatGTCAATGTtatggttttggtccattaacttttccgatatgggttttggtacactaactttgcatttttagtattttttggtccaactgcatatgtGTCAACTTCtaattggtccaaaatgatgacgtggaccaatcagaagctgacacgtatgcagttggaccaaaaaacactaaaaatgcaaaattagtgtaccaaaacccacattgAAAAAGTTACTGGACCAAAACTCAAAGGGGGTAAATTTActagaccaaaaaacttattttccctaTATATAATTAGCTGGTATCGTTGTTTGGTGTCTGCAGGTTGCACAAAAATTGCATTTGGGCAAAATCATTTCAAGATAAATCCCATTTAGAGTACTAAATGAtcacaagtttttttttttttttgaacataAATGATCACAAGTTTTGAAACCActataattgaaaattttattatacGTGACATTCATCTATTAGTTATACAAGTTGCCACGTTACCCTGTGCTCAACGATAAAATTCAATTACGATTCCATCGCgaaactctctctctctctcttttgcACGGGTTAAGCACTTAAGCTTAATCTAATCTTCGTTGACGGCCCATGGAAATCGGAACATAAGATTTTAGCTTTGTGTAGTGGGCTTTTACGGGGAGCCCAAAGGAAAAGCACTAGCTAGGCCAGCCCGATTGTTATTTACATTTTCTAACATAAAcctatttttttaagaaaattttataacttTTGACGGATCATAAATTACAATGAGCGAAACCAAATAATTTATTGTACACATAAATATGGGTGAAATAACTATTTAATATAACTTGCATGCTCACCTTTCATTAGATTGTAATGGTGAAGTACATGCCTCACAAAAAGCTCCTATAAaacaattttattatatattttgtgaAACAGATCTCCCACCTGACCGactaatgaaaaaatattactttttcattttaaaaatattaattttcatcACAAAAAACTTACTCTACTTTTATCTGGTCAGCAAACTAAAAAGATGCGTGATAGTTTAAATTAGAtgaaaaaatgaattaaaatcaGCTAAGTCGGTGTTTAATTACATTTGCAATATATTTTGTCTTTAAAAAAAGGTACGATGGACATTTAAGGAATTTTAAAAAGGGCTTCACcaacaaataaaaattagtTAACTTAGAgagataattttaattaatagcattgatatatatatttcaaaagcTTCCACCAAGCTGGCTGATCATGTGAATATTTTGTTGGGGCCTGTAAAGGACACGCGCCAGAGAGAAGTATTACCTAATTTATGCCACAGATGATAAATGTACTCACTTGAGCTTTGATCTCTTTACTTTCACACAAGAGATGTGGCATTCATTTCTCATTCCGAGTAAAGGTATCAAACCTAGCTAGTGAGACaacaattaataaaacaatCGCAAAACAAAAACTAATAAATATACCTAGGCTTTGAGATTAGATATATATTAGCTAGTCTAAATTAATATACCTAGGGGGGAAACCATGATGATTAGAAATTAAGAATAAGTATAGCAAAGCTTTTTAAGTGGTTCaacttgcaaaaaaaaaaaaaaaaagaacccaaaaaaaaaaaaggttccCCCTTTGAAAAAGAAAGAGTGGGgttgatttgtcatttgtcaAAAGACTTTGTGGCATTGAAATTCTTGGAATAATTGAAAGAAAATAATTCTTGCAATAGTGGGCGTGGGACCTATATACAGAATAAATGGTAGAACTAATATGGATGGACAAGTATATAGGGATTTCAAGCTTCTGCTGGAACAAATACAGATATTACATAATATCACTTCTAGCAACAGCATAAATTAAAGAGGCGTGCGTATATAGGTACATgcaaataaaaagaaattatTACTTTCTCAGTAACAAGCTAGCTAGCTAGGCATGCAATATGTCTACAAACGAAAAAGTAACAGAATGAAGAAGAAGGATCAAATTGAGTCGATGCAACAAGCACTAGAACACGTAGATCGTCGGTTTTTAAAATCCATTAATTAAATTCTGTCTATTAATGGAATCATATTAAAGAAGAACAATGATCATTAGCAGCATTCATTTCTTGAATCTTAAATAATAACTTCGCGCGCGTCGATGGTGGAATCTTGTTTTGGGACTAGAAAATCATGTCATCCGGTTCTAACCAGAGCTCGTGCTGTGTTACGCATTCGAGCAAATTTATTCCGAATGTAGGAGGGGTTCCTTCATAAGACGTGCTGATAGTTGAGCTGCTGCTGTTTGGCGGGCTGAACACCGTCGTTGTTCCCGGATTACGACACTGAAAATGATCGGAATCACATGTGGTTGCTCCCCACAGCAGTCCGATCCTGTCGGGATCGTGCAGATCTTGTAGTGGCTGAGAGATTAAGGTTGATTTTTGAGGTGAACAATAAGGAGTACTATGATCTTTGTGATAGGGTACTGAAGGAGATAAGTTTGCAACTTCAGGTGTGAGATTGGCAGTTGTAATGTCATGTATGCTCGATCTTTTCTTGTCTTTGGTCCCCAAAAGTTGCCTGGTGAAATACTTCTGAGCATGGCTCGCCACCTGCGTCGGCGTCCTAGTCGTCACGAAACTATTCGCTATGTTTCTCCAGTCTCCTTTCCCATACTTTTTTAACCCCAACAAAAATTGCCTGAggatgttgaaaaatatatatgtaacatATATAATTGATCAGAAAATGTTGAggtaattaatatatatgtctatataatatattaaacccTAGACAATTAAGTACATATATATAGTAAACCCTAGCCTAGACAATATAAGCCCTTGGCTAAGCATTAATAAATTAACACTTATCGATCATGCACCTATGTTCTTCCTCTGTCCAGGGAACTCCTTTTTTCCGTTCCTGGTCCGAACCCCGAGCCGACGAGCTCCGTTTTCGAACCGGATTAATACAATGTCCACGGCTATTCACCCACTCCAGCAACGTGAAAGAGCTGTTGTTTgcattattataattataaccaGGTGGAATGGGTATCAGTCCCGCTTCTATGTCGCTAACATCTTCCACCAATTCTTGATACTGTTTCATTACATCGCTTATCGTCTTCCCCGGAATCATGGCCGCCACATTGTACCACCTGTCGGGAGTATCTTGATCGAAATACGCCAGAGCATTCTCGAACCTTTTGTTCTCCTCAGCCGTCCATCTAGTAATCACCCCATGATTTCCCTCAAAAAAAGGCCAGCTGTTACAATAATCAGAATCCAAGCTGAAACAATCCATTTTTCTTGAAATCCCACCACCTATACATGCACTAGAGTAGATGCAGAGTACGTTGTTGGGAGATTTTAATAGAATGATCTAAACACTTTAGGGGTCGAGGAATCTTGGAAATTAGGATAATGCTCAGTTAACTTTCAAGAAACAGTACTtgggaaaaaagaaaaaagaagaacATGGATGATCGTGCTTGGGGATGATGGATTCTGCATTTTTTTATTGGGCTAGGAAGATGAATAAAGAAGGGGGGAAAAGTGAAGAAAGATACAGAGAACCTATGCcaagaaaacaaaacaaattaatcTGTCATGTGAATGGATATATAGAAAACTACGTATACAGTATAAAGGTGGGGGGGTTAAAAGTGAAACAGACAAGCAAAATTCCCCAGGAATCGAATTAAAAATTTAAGGATATGATgttattcaaaaataattatagatagtgaatcTTGCTGTGTGTGTAAAGTCATGTTGTTTGTTAGTTTAAGGATGTATGGAAACACGGCAAAATTGTTCGGTCAGACAGATTAGAGGTGTCTGAAAATGATTGGGTGGAAGCCGTTTGTGGGGTCTGTACCTCACTAAtgaaacttttaaattttaattattaattttttttattttttattttcttttgagataattaaatacCAATTTGTTGGTGGGTCACTTTCGACCAATGATAATAAATATGTTTGGTACTTGTATGAGAGAATCTACTCTAGAGTAATCTAATTATTAATGCTTATACGTACACATGCTTTCTATAATCCAACCAATTAATCGACTTCATccacatttaaaattatattaattgttGTTAGCAACTGCACAACTCTCTGGGCAAACTCTATTTGACTATTTCTTTTCTATTTGTTACAATGTATTGTATTACACTTAATAATGAATGAGTGGATATGAAAAGTTGCGCTTTACTTATTTGGGTGTCAATGGGTAGAACCGTACGTTAGGCTCATGAACTCAGAGAGAGACGTGTTTTACTACAGATGTTGTCTCAATCGATCTTATCCTTCCTAGTTGTTGGTGTTGCAGGCAGTGATCAATTTTACTTATTAAGATATGACGTTTGTTAATGTTCATCAGCTTGATGCATAGAGATTCCCATAAATTAACACATCTAATGTTCTTCTTACCCATACACATTTGACCCAacgaaacaattaattaaagtatTGGGTCCGGGTAATTAAGATTTACCATTTTTACAAAGCTACCTTGAtggaaacaaaaaatatatttgtttaaaaattaatttgaacACAAAAATCTCTCCTCAAATTTATAAAGAAAATCCATTATCCTTCAAAATGTAAAGACACAATGAAGAAAATAAAGTTGATTAAAATCCTAGGACCCCGAActttaatcaaaattaaaaatatatataaaaagaagGTTTAAGCACATAAttattttacataaatatttccaTTACACAAAAAAAGGCTAATGCTCGAATACGTGTTCCTGAAATACCAGTAAATACATTTAAATAATGAAAATATAAAGTTGGTTGCAGCCTTTTTTTTTTCCACGCCAATTTCTCGTAAAAATTTAGaactataattaaaaattttaaatccaaAATTCTATAACCAAACATGGACACGATCAcacaaattatataatataataatcacaagtttttcttttatttttctccagttaaaaatatattaaaacccAAATGCATAAAATGAGCCAACCATGAGCTATCATAACATTAACAAATCAAATGCTGAGATTTTCCTCGATTTGAGCATTGGTGATCAATTACTGTAGTAATCACCCAAGagggaatttttattttaattaatttattttattttatacaaaaaaaaGTCTTTATGAAAGGTTCACTGTACCCAATGTACTATTACCAAGCTGCAGTCGGCAGaatatttgtaataaaaaaaatatttgtaataaCTAAAAAAGTGCATCTGCGTTGCATGTGAAATACCGAAACTTTGAAGTCGAAAAGCACAAATGAAAATccaaatgaataaaattaaaatctgaaataaaatAGATAATATCCGAAGATTATTTCTTAAAATCATTTTGAACTCATATGAGTATATGATGTGAACAAAAGATTCAGAATCCATGATCAATGTTCTATTCCTACTACAGTGGTTGACAAATAGACAGAGATCAAAGATACCAAAACTGAGATTCCGATGTAGATTACCAAAAATTTTGTTCATACTAAGCTTTGAAAGGGGGAAAAAATAACAAATTGACCCAATTTTCAGGGAAATAATATGATGACGCATCACATAACAAAGTTGTAGGACCGAGCGTTAGCCGTTTTACCAAAAACTAGAGCTGGTGAAAATTatacaactcaaatcttttaaaccgcacagcagTTCAAGCGCCATGGTATGATCGCCCTACCAAGCAGGGACAAATATTGCACCAAACAATCTCTCTTTCAATAATTCCATTCCTTCCAATAATGAGAATCAAACTCATAatcttggctttgataccaaatgcaggaccgagcgcttgccgctttaccaaaagctataacTGGTGGAAatgatgcaactcaaatcttttgaaCCGCACAGCAGGTCAAGCATCA comes from the Henckelia pumila isolate YLH828 chromosome 1, ASM3356847v2, whole genome shotgun sequence genome and includes:
- the LOC140892220 gene encoding transcription factor DIVARICATA-like, with protein sequence MDCFSLDSDYCNSWPFFEGNHGVITRWTAEENKRFENALAYFDQDTPDRWYNVAAMIPGKTISDVMKQYQELVEDVSDIEAGLIPIPPGYNYNNANNSSFTLLEWVNSRGHCINPVRKRSSSARGSDQERKKGVPWTEEEHRQFLLGLKKYGKGDWRNIANSFVTTRTPTQVASHAQKYFTRQLLGTKDKKRSSIHDITTANLTPEVANLSPSVPYHKDHSTPYCSPQKSTLISQPLQDLHDPDRIGLLWGATTCDSDHFQCRNPGTTTVFSPPNSSSSTISTSYEGTPPTFGINLLECVTQHELWLEPDDMIF